The Acanthopagrus latus isolate v.2019 chromosome 11, fAcaLat1.1, whole genome shotgun sequence genome segment GTATGactgaattgtcattttttgggtgaattcaTCATTTAATGAACTAGACGTGCAGCACTTTAGTTTTAACCTAGTCATGGCATAATGTCCGTATTCACATACTGCGGTGACTCTGAGTGGAAGAGAGGAAGTGGACGTTGCTCGAGTTAGTCTAGAGTCTCGCAACAACTGATGGGTTTTAAAGGTTCATTACaggttttttttgccacagttAACTGTACGTCTGTCCTCCACAGAATGCCCTTACCACAAAGCCCTGGGCTTTGAATCTGGATCTGTGACATCAGACCAGATCAGCTGCTCCAATCAGGAACAGTACGCTGGCTGGTACTCCTCCTGGATGCCCACCAAGGCTCGCCTTAACAACCAAGGCTTTGGGTGGGTCCTGAAaaccttcttcttcctgttacTGTAGTGAATATACTACAAATAAGTTCTCATACTCTATATGTGTTGTATCTGTTAGGTGTGCGTGGCTCTCCAAGTTCAACGACCAGTATCAGTGGATCCAGATTGACCTGAAGGAGGTGGGCGTGGTGTCGGGCATCCTGACCCAGGGTCGGTGTGACGCTGACGAGTGGATTACCAAATACAGCGTCCAGTATCGCACCATGGAAACCCTCAACTGGATCTATTATAAAGACCAGACAGGAAACAACAGGGTgagcacacaaaaacagcatcagtGTTGCACCCGACAAGAAAAGTAAAACTTTGTGGCTCTTGATAAACTTTATCAGATATGAATAGTTTTGCAGCACATTCATGGCAGCTGAGTCAGCTTGACTCTTTCAGAAGTCGTCGATGTTTCATAATTGTGGAGTCAGCCGATGATGCTGCCGCACAGACGTCTTCAGGCGACCTTGAGGGCGCTCACTCATTCCACTGTACAGCGTGATGATCACGAGCCTTGTGTTCAGGGTTTTGCTCCATCGTCCCTGGACTGGCTTGTTTCACCACCACGGCAGCGCTCGCAGATCATTTATCCGCACTACttcgttaaaaaaaacagcagtggaaACACATCACAATGCCTTCTTTTATCCAGCAGATTGAGGTCAAGGTCACAACTTGCCTCACGCTCAGCTAACGTTTTCCCTGCATTTCATTAAGGGATCTGTCTGAATACATGAAACTACGCCACACAGAGTCAGATGACATGAATGTTAATGAAGGTGTTTTCAGCGTTGCCTGTCACACAGGTTAAAGGGGGCAAACAGCTGATCTGGAGCAGGAtagagtctcattcccaggccATCAAACAGAGACCCTAACACATAAATCCTCTGTTGGTGTCAGGCCTCTATTAAGGGCACATGCAGGCTGTGTAAAGGTCAAACTAATGATCCAGAACAGAACTTCACCTCCTGTTGCCTCAGTTATATTTCTCTTTAAATCAAATAATCTTGCCTCAGTACTGGAGTTCACTTTCCAAATGAATTGTTTCTCATGTCAAAAGAACAAGCTGTCTTTGATATTCTCTGATCCGAACAGATTCGGTGCAACCTATCACTTTCACTGACCTTCAGATTCTGATCAAGTTTTCCACTTGATAGTAATATCTGAGACTTGTCAGCTTCTGTTAATCATGCTTACTTGCTTCACGCTGACTCAGTGATCCCAGCTTgtatgagaaaatgaaataaacggATGAACACGTCACGCTGAGGGGTCGGCCtatcacttaaaaaaaaaaaaaaacattttgtttcactgtgcTTGAGGGAATAATCTGTCAGACAAAGGCAACACGACAGAGTTTAACACAGGTTTGGTTTTACAGTTTTTAGAGTTTAACAAGGAATGGACTGTCAATCAAGAGAAAACCAGACGTTCCCCGGTTGCAGCTTGTTCAATATGAAGACTtgcttatttttctgttttatcattGTAAAGTGAATATATTTAAGTTTGGACAAGGAAATAAAGGACGGAAGTGTTTTAAGTATAAACCAGACAAGGAAACTCGTTACAATAGCACACCTGACATGATAATAGAGCGATCTGACACGTCTTTACGTGCGGTTTACTTTCTACTCTTCAGGTCTTCTACGGAAACTCGGACCGATCCTCCACCGTACAGAACCTGCTGCGCCCACCCATCGTGGCTCGCTACATCCGCCTGCTGCCGCTGGGTTGGCACACCCGCATCGCCATGCGGATGGAGCTGCTGATGTGCATGAACAAGTGTACCTGAAGTGCACTTGGCCGACTCTTTGCTCACTTTCCATCCCTCCCCTGCCAACCTGCCTCTTGCCAGACGGGGGACATTTGGTCCAACACCGAAAGATCAatcatgtctgtctttttttggcGATGCTGGAGGCAAACTAAGTTGGGCAGGAGGACATTTTCGGTGTCCCTTGATGCACTATTTATTGGTCTTAAAGTCTGTATAAAGTAATTGTTTTACTGTGTAAGAGCAAAATTGGACACCTTTCTTGAAGCGAACCGGGGATTTCCAGTTCAAAATCCAATTCTGAGGCAATGTTACCTTCAATAAAGTTACAGGCGTAAAGATAAAGATGCGATTGTCTTTGAATcaaagatgaaagatgaaaaaaatattcgACAGGTTACGAGTCAAAtcaaatgagtttgttttatttgagatTTACTATTACATATGTAAACATGAATATTCTAAAATTGTTAAGCATTCATTTGTGGGTTTATGTTCTCATGTAAATgctctgttgaaaaaaaaagcagataaacaCCGACTATGCTACCAATTTGTGTCTGTAATAAAAGCAGAAACGTAAtacttgatttaatttaaacagtTGATAAACATCCTCTGTTATAAATATTACCAAACAAGTAGTCACACATCAGTATTAATATAATACACAGTGCTCCTTCAGCAAAACAATAATCCAAAGAGAGAAATGTATCGTGTCAAATACAGACTGTGCAGAGTTCCTTACAGATGCACAGCACACAATACGATACGGTCATGTTTGGACTCAGTGTGTTACTGTGGGTCTTTTTCGGTCCTCACACACTGCGCACATGATGAACATGAAGTGAGGAAGAATTTACAGAGTCAGAGCAATATTGCTGAGCCACACCGTCTCTTCAAAGTGCAACATTAAAAAGCCTACAGTGTTCCTGCCAAGCTACTTTCATGGCACTTTATCCCAGACAGAAAACAACGTTTACAGTACAGAGCTTCCGGCCCCACTGCGGTTTAAGATTTCTCAAAGCTTGTCCCAAGTGACTCAGTATGTTCAATCAGTTAAAAATACACCAGTACAGTGATTCCCAACCAGGTGTAGCTGTAAGGGGTTACATGGTTACATAGCTGAACATGTTGAGTAAGCTGTAATACCTGAATATTTGTTACTCGTTGTTATTAAGAGTGCGTGAAAAGTCAGCAAGCAGGCAGAAAAGTCTTGAAAGTTACCTAAAGTATTAGACACATGGCTGAAATAGCTAACAGTGATGAACAGTTGAAACAGTTGGTcgaaagcaaatgtttgaaatatcCAGCTAAAAGAAAAGGACAAGTAGTTTGTTGGCCAGCATAAAAGTAATGGAGATGTGGTGAAGAGGCTTAAAGAAATGGATGAACTGCTGAAATAAATAGCTAAcagtaacaaacaaaaacaagaaatgaaaaatgtgccaTTGTTAACTAAAAGCAGGCTGGTGGGGAGATTGTTAAGATAGCTAATAATAATTGGTTCATGGCTAAGACAGCTAAAAAAATGGATACTGTCTAAGATAACTAATATTAATAGTAACATAATAGTTGGACAGTTGAAACATTTAGCTAGAAGTAATGGACAGAAGGCTGAAATGTTCACTAGTGTAAAAGTactgtaaaatgttgaaaaagctCAAAGgaataaaggttaaaaaggTTAGCTTAAAGTAACCGAGAAATCATCAAATTTGACAGTTAAATAATTCACTTGAAATAGTACAGAAACATAAGTAATGCACTAATGTTGAAAAGCTGGAAGAAGTGTATAACACTTCAAATAGTTTGTTAAAAGTAGCACGgaatttttttaaatagctaaAGTAATAGAGATGTGAATGCAatagctaaaaaaaataattaattaatggtTAAAATAGTCATAAAAAACTGTTCAGCTAATGAAAAGTAATCTACAAATGGTGATAAGGCTAAAAGGAATTGAAGAGCAGTGACATCTGTGAGCTTAAAGTCTCAGAAAAATGGTTAAATGGTAAACTCAAAGAAATGTCAATCATTGAATTAAATAGCTAAAAGTAACACTGGAAATATTCAGCTAGCATAAAAGTAATGGAAAAAGGTGAAAAGCTAAAAATAGGCTAGCAGGGAGATTATTCAATTAGCCGAAAAAGTAAAAGTTACATGgatgaaacagtgaaaaattGCATCGaaaaacagtaataaataaatatttcaaatggtTCAACAGTTAAAACCGTTAGCTAAATGTCAGGGACAAGTGTTGAAATGTTAGCTACCAAATAAGTAATGTGCAAATGgtaaaaaatctgaaaagaaTGGACTAACATTGGAAATTGTTAGCTAAAAGGGAAAACAGTTGAAATATCTAATAATAATTTGAGAAGTGGATCAGacagctaacgctagctaactagctaaaagTACTGGATGGTTAAAACTGACAACTTCTGCGAGTGAGAGCGATACAAATACCAATACTTTACCACAACGACCAACACTGACGGTtcaactgtataaaaaaaaaaatactaataatacaCACTTTCAAATAGTCAATAGTGTTAAATATTATCTAGTTTATGATGAATTCAAACGAGCACATTGGGACGCGATGGGTGGCGTTAGCACATCCCACATAAAAAGGTTGAGAATCACTGCACTTGTACACCCAGAATGGCTTTTGTGTTCCTCTAGCTGCTGTAAGAATTAACTTTCTCACAAtgattaagaaaaacaaaacaaaaagcaaataatgttatatatcaaaaaaaaagaaaaaatcaaatttttacAGCAGTTAAACTTTGTACAATATTTTGGAtgcattttgtacatttctttaaCTGATTCGACAAAGTACAACCATTTGGAAGTTGTTTGTGAAATCTTTGAGTAAGAAATACGCgacaaacaaaacctctgagTCCTGGTAGAAGTCGTCAGAGTGAAGTATGAGCTTTCCATTAACTGGATCTATATCAAGGTTGTATTACTGTTTACTTCATCTTTAAGGGTGTGTGATAACACTCTCACATCTATTAACACGTCAGTAAATGTAGATTTAGATCTCATTACTACCGAGTGGATCGTTTGTATAGTCTGTGGAAGGAGCAGTTATTATATGTGTGGTCTTTGAAATGATGGAGGTTTTAACCATAGCTTCACTTGTATAACATCTGTTaataatatatatgaaaatgatgatTCATATGTATTGTGCATGACCAGTCAGTGCTTAAATGTTAGTTATTAGTGCATGTTAATCTCAGCAGATGCAGTGCTTCGTTATCTCCTACAGAGGGCAACGTAAGTTAagatttctgtctgtttatggCACCATAGTGTCTAAAATGGCTGCATTACAAAAGGACATAAAAACCTAAATAtgccccccctccaaaaaaaataaatccaaatagAATTAAGCTTCATCGATTGTCAGTGCCAACTCAGAAAAAAATTGCACTACAGCGATATTTTTCAAGAACAAGACTGCCTGGAGTCAGAGTTGCACATTTGAGCATCTGTGACCAAAGTGACAGAGCACATCCAAAGGCGAAGACGAGCTTGGACGAAGAGTTACAATCCCGGGTGAGATGAACACAATGCAAAGTTACTGACGTTACCAATCTCTATTGTAACAACtgataaaactttatttgtttAGAATGCCTTAGATAGTCTTAAGGAAATACTACGCAGTAAAATGTACTAGATTTCTATATCGAATAGAAACAAAAATACTTACACTTAAAATCTACACTTTATCTAtccatttatatatatttaatttgtaataTATTTACTTTATCATACAAATTATAGTCAGAATTACAGAAGTAATAATATAAAGTCTATCAAACATggaagctttaaaaaaatgaagacataaaAAGGCTTTTGGCCTGTTTGCAAGCAATGTTTAAAACTGAAGGTTtggtatctgtgtgtgtgtgtgtgtgtgtgtgtgtgcgtgtctgtgtgtgtgtgtgtgtgtgtgtgtttctgtgtgttcagcaggGGTGTACTGTTACGCAAGGGACATGTAGGAGCAACAGAAGGGGAAACGGAGGAGTCTGAAGTGGATCTGAGAGCTGCAGGGTGACCGAGATCACAGAGCCGTCTCTTTCAGGTCGTTGAGGTTTGGCATACGGGACCTGGAGGGGCGTCCGAAGCCGTGCCCGTTCTGGCCTCCCTTGATGCCCATTTGCTCCGGGTAAGGGTTCCCCTCCGGGCGGCCGAGGGCAGACGTGTGCCAGCCGGACTCGAGCTGTCCGGGCAGCGGGTAGGCTGCCTGTCGGCTCTTCAGCTGGGGCGTGCTGACCCCTGAGTGACCCCGGCTTTCTGTGAATCCACCTTGAGCGGAGGCTGAATTAGGCAGCGGCTGGTAGCGCATGTCAGACTGTGCGGTCTGGTTGGAGGACGAGGACGAAAGGTGCAGGAGCTTGCGCAGAGACTTGAGTGGCTGGCTCTGAGAGGGACATGACATGTCACATTTATAATCAAATGATTCAAAATAACCTGTATCCACAAAATAGTTAAATTTTTCATTAGGGACGTACCGGCGAGTGTGAATCGGACAGTTTCTCAGGAGGCCAGTCCTTGTCCCTGTCTCGGTCTTGGTCCCGGTCTCTGCTCTTGTCACGGCTCCTGTGGCGGCTGCTCTGGTGActggaggacctggaggacTTCTGGATGACTGTGTCGACCCCTTCGTTAGGAACCTTTCACACATCATTTAGCAAATATCATGTAACCTGTCCAAACCAACAGTTTCAAACTTTATGACTTGAACTATATGACCAAGGTGGGTCAACACAATGTAAAggacatgaaacaaacaattgTGCTGatctaattttttttcctgaggatGAATTACACAATGGATGTTTCCACCACGTGCTTTAATCACTACTCAACATTGTTTTATAGAAAGATCTCAAATTGTCCTTAATACATCACGTGTTCCATGTTATCCTTCACATGTGTTCATCTACTATGGTCGTAAGTCTGAAGTTGTGTTTGCTAATAAGTCGCTGTGCAGTTAAAtcatacaaattaaaaaaacataacatgcaTCTGTTGCCAGAAACCCTACACATTCAGTGAtctgaggaagaaaagagacGACTCCTCTTGTTTATgactgacaaaagaaaatttAGGGTGAATTACTTACAATCCATGACATATATAATGCCtcagtatttttaaatcatCTCCTGTTTATGCAGCAAACACTATCTTCCAACAACTCTGAGTCTGACTGCCTGCTTCCTCCTGGCCAGATTGCGTTTATTTATGCTCTGTCATCAGCTTTAACCCCCTCTCAGCATCTGAACAGTCTGTCACATATAAATAGAAATGTGAGGGGAAGAAAGAGTCCAAACACCTGTGTCTGCTGAACCATTACTACCACTGCAGACAGCAGTCGCttaaacatgtcaaaatgttgcTGCCTTTTATATTTAGCAACTAatttccccccctcccttcccccccTTATTACTGATCTATGCTCTACAATCAAGCCACAGGCAGGTAAAGAGACACTTGGAGTGGCAGAGGAGTGGATCAAATGGTGCTGTGTGATGTGGGTAAACAGTAAAGCTTCACGTGAGGGGAACCAGGCACACAGAAATCTCGTGTGCTTAACCAAAGCCTGAGTGCTCTCGTTCATCCTCAGCTCATAGCCAGAGACATGCTGTTAGGGCTGTGGCTAAAATCACCGTCGACTGATCAGAATCAAATGCAACGAAAACAGAGACGACCAGCCAGATCCATTCACTGAACTGGACAAAGACTAAGAATAGCTTTGTGCTTCACTAAAGAAGAgtgtaaacctgttctagtagtgACCCCAGATAAATGCTATGACTTTGTTAGACTGTTGCATCAGGATTTGTGAAGATCAATAGATCATTGGTTTTGTTACctaacattacatttatcatctttaaaattatttatataattttgCAGCAGTTAGACTTTATCTCAGAGGATTAggcaaatataaataataatcatgaaAAGTAACAACTCCAGATTGAAAGTTTTGGTTTCTTAAATTTGTCCAGAGTAAACCCTCttccaaaaacaaatcaattaaggatctgtgacaaagaaaataaactctACTTCTCCAACGCAGTCTTTGAAGATTTTTTGAAGTGAGCCAGGCAAGTGAAAGTAGACATGGGTGGGGAGAAGAAACTTCAGAATATCATCGATTCTGCTTTTGATTTCACTGATTGAAATATAAAGCTAATTTCGACTGATTTCTATTTCAAATTCCTGCCACCCCTGACCTACATGGGTGGATCTGACTGGTCCATGTTGACAACTTATTATAACAAGAATGATTTTTACATAATGATCaagaaaaccacagaaaacaagTGAATTAAAGCGAATGTAGTAGTCTTGATTATTGTCGTGCATACATGCAGTGTCGGATGTGTGGAGTTAGGAGGTGAGTAGGATAGTGTAAAACAGCATGTACCATGGAAGAGGACACTACAGGGAGGACTCTCACAGAGGAACTAtgctttttgttattctttgGGCTAAACAGAGGGAAAAGACATTTCTTGATGACAGGCGGCCTTCCTTCAGGGACTTGCATCTGGAATATAGAGGCACATGAACGGTGGCACAGGGAAACATGATGCACACGACAACAAGGAGAAATGATTTTACATCTGCGTAAAGGTgcttaaaacatttgaaaagcagaggaggagataaCAGTATGTAGACAGATGTCAAAGGACATATGCGTGAAAATAGAGCATCCAGACATGGCTGTACGTCCTCACAAGTACTTAACATGCAAGTTACCATTTgagattttttcttcttcttctttattgcTCTGAAGAAACCCTGcttctccttttctttggaCGGCTCAGAGGAGTTCAACACGACGGTATCTGGGCCAgtcctgaaaataaaacaaaggatgCTGAGCGAGATGTCCCAAAGAGAACTGGCCACTGAGCGTGTTATGTGACCAGTGTAAATTAAATCCACCAGAAAAACTGTGTCACACACCAATGTACAATGGACAAACATGTGTTGTTGTCAAGGTAACCTCATGTAGAGATGATGTtctttgaaaaaacaacaataaaaataaacccaTGATCTGTTTAACTAAGTGGGCATAATTACCAGGGGTCAAATGCCGGCTGGCGTTTGGAGTGGTTCGTTCCATCCCCGGCCCGGCTCTGACCTCGGCTGTCATGGAAGGAGTTGTCTGGCCGGGGAGAAGGGActgttcaacacacacaacacatatttCCATTCAATTTTTGATGTACAGGTGTATACGTTCTGGACTGGAATGTATTGTAAATACTAAAgttgcattatgtaagaattggtcacgtgtcaaattcatacttaaaacaaatggagggcagcgtatcaccagagttactgctaactgctgctaacggtagctgcccttagctaattagctcag includes the following:
- the LOC119028911 gene encoding retinoschisin-like; this encodes MKMEATVRCAAVLLLLLLSQALITVHSQEEEEEAAQEVVQEVVQDEELQEEDQQVMETLTRNMKACTCDCESADSPTRLPSIIPTILSTSLPPPPPPQAHLLNCMPECPYHKALGFESGSVTSDQISCSNQEQYAGWYSSWMPTKARLNNQGFGCAWLSKFNDQYQWIQIDLKEVGVVSGILTQGRCDADEWITKYSVQYRTMETLNWIYYKDQTGNNRVFYGNSDRSSTVQNLLRPPIVARYIRLLPLGWHTRIAMRMELLMCMNKCT